ACACCTTTTCTTGTTCTCTGTTTGGGATTGGCAGTTATCTTTCTTTTAAGACCGACGTCAGCTTTCATAATCTTTTCAGTTGTTCTAACGGCTTACCTGCTTTTGATCGGTATTGTCCAGAAGGAACCCGCCATACTTTTGACCAACAGAGTGAACGGTATCACCTTCGTCGTATTCGGAATGTACCTTTCACTAATTTTATGGAATACAACCCGAAAGAATCTCTTCCAGGAAGAGGAGATCAAAAGGCAGCAGAAAGAACTCGAAGAAAAAAACGCAGAACTCCAGCGACTAGCATTTTTCGATACTCTCACCGGTCTTTACAACAGGAGAAAATGGTTTGAATTTGCCGAGGAAGAGAGCCGATTGATCTGTAGATACAATATCAGGAGCAGTGTGGTGCTCATGGATATTGATCACTTCAAAAAAATAAATGACGACTATGGCCATCCTATAGGGGACAAGATTCTGAAGGAAATCGCGGACCTGTTGAAAAAAAACCTCCGTGCCGTGGATAAACTTTGCCGCTGGGGCGGAGAGGAGTTTATTTTTTTGCTTCCCAATACATCCGTCGAAGAGGCTAGAAAAGTTGCCGAAAAACTCCGAACTTTGATCGAGCAGGCCGAGTTTTCAATCGATGGAGAAAGCATAAGAGTAAAAGCGAGTTTCGGGATTGCATCTATAAAATGTGAGGAAAACCCCATAGATAGAGCTTATGAACGCGTTGACAGGGCTCTATATATGGCCAAGCAAGGTGGTCGGAACATAGTCGTGTCCGAAACATGAGCCGATTATTCGACTTGCGGAGATTCTTGGTACATCGCAATCGGTTACAACTTTCTGCCAAGACTATAAGCTTCTTCAAGGGCCCGTTCTCTAATTTCTATGGGATTTTCACTGCATAACCCGAACTTGCAGGCGAACTCCATGGAGAGAAACTCACAGATCTCTCTAAAACTCTTTTCAACTATCTCGGCACCGGAGTTGGGATCCTCTCCACCATAAGTCATAAGAAGGACCATTCTCTTCCCTTTGAATGATTTTTCAAAGTCCATCGCGTAAAGTCTGTCGACAAAGGTTTTCAACTGCGCTGTCATGTTCCACCAGTAGATAGGAGTAGCGAGCACTATGACATCCGCGGCCTCTACTTCTCTATAAAGCTGCTGCATGTCGTCGCTTATGACACACACTTTCGGACCGGTCTTGCAATTGTCGCAGGCCATGCAGGGCTTTATGCTCTTCTCGTGTAGAATCGCGGTATACTCTTCAACACCGCTGTGATTCTCCCTGACTCCCTCCAGAAATCTTTTCAGAACCACAGAGGTGTTTCCCTTGATTCTCGGACTTGCAAGAACTGAAAATACTCTCACTTACATCACTGCCCCTTCTTGATGAATTCTTCGACACTTTCTACCAGTGGCGCTATGCTCTTCCTGTTTACCCAGTTCACCGGCGTGGAGTACGATGCCAGCATGCCTTTCTCGTCGTTCGTGAGGGAGGCTTTTCTCTTCTTTCTGATGAGCTTCTTCCTGAGAAGATACATCAGAAACCTGTCAACTAGATTCAGTCTTTTGTAATCGAAGGCTCCCCTGAAGTGATAATACTCCACTTTTTCCTTCATTTCATCGGCAAAGTTGTTGTTTTTCACCTCTTCGATAACTTCGGGATGGGCAGGAGAAGCACCCACCGAGAAAACGATGACCTTTTTATCCCTGAGCATGTCGAAATTCCTCTTGATCACCGACAAACCGATTATACCCACCGCATAAAGCGCACCACCGAAGACAACTACGTCGTAGTTTCCGAGTCTTTTCATATCGAACGAAGAGATGTCGAAAATATCCGCCCCGGTATCTTCGGCAATCCATCTGGCATATTTTTCGCAGCTCCCGTATTTTGATTTGTATAGCACAACCACTCTCGACAAAGCGATTCCCCCATAAAACAAGATTCTTCAAAGAATTGTACCATCAGTTGAATATCGTGTATCTCCAAGAAGAAAAGGCCCCGTTAAGGGCCTTCACCATTTTATTTCAAATCTATCAGAAGTAAACGTCGAAACCCATCAATACGGGCAGAGGCCAGAAGTACAGAGAGTAATTGAGCCTGTCTGTCATCTTAGTAATGTCGATGATGCTCAGAGCTGGCGATATCTGGGGCATGGAGAATTTCCCTTTGGAAAACGAGTACGTCGAAGAGCCTCGCAATCCAACCGCTACCATGAACTTCCTTCCGAAGAAGGGGAACGACAGATTCTCGATGCCCGTGAAAAGCCTTCCGCTTATTCCAAGTTCAAAACTCGCTCCCCCTGGATCGGAGCTATAGGAGACCGTCGGACCGGCATAAAGCATCATCTGTGTGAAATCCAGCGGACCGACACTCCAGGGGTCGGTTAATTTGAACCCTATGTGGTAATATCCTCTGGCCGAGAAGGTTTGCAGGATGAAGGGAAAATACGCTATCGACCCTCCCATATTGTTGGTGTTGAAAGTATAGCCGAAAGTCGAAACGGCTAGAGCTACGAGAATCAGTAGAAGCAACGCTTTCTTCATTTTTTCACCTCCCGGCCTTAGTATAACATTTCTCTCCTTTCCCGAGCCAGAAACCTTGAAACCTCTTTCCGGTCGCTAAAGTTAGAAACCGTCCTCTTGCCTGGAAAAGTGAAAAAAACGAGTTGTCTCTCAGTCTAGATCTTGCGTTTCAACTTGAGGATCGTAATAGACAGTCCCAGAGCGAGCATCGAGGCGTATATGGTGATGGTTTCGCTCCGGGTCAAATCGTC
This portion of the Mesotoga infera genome encodes:
- a CDS encoding flavodoxin domain-containing protein yields the protein MVVLYKSKYGSCEKYARWIAEDTGADIFDISSFDMKRLGNYDVVVFGGALYAVGIIGLSVIKRNFDMLRDKKVIVFSVGASPAHPEVIEEVKNNNFADEMKEKVEYYHFRGAFDYKRLNLVDRFLMYLLRKKLIRKKRKASLTNDEKGMLASYSTPVNWVNRKSIAPLVESVEEFIKKGQ
- a CDS encoding GGDEF domain-containing protein, producing the protein MYYLALVVIPMHIAYVVMFWITEPSSGEEAVWRTGIIVVHSIHLIVSLALAIIISRAKRQNHLSNKAVFIQYAFIVSLSAMAISLVTIDQHVTTNITPFLVLCLGLAVIFLLRPTSAFIIFSVVLTAYLLLIGIVQKEPAILLTNRVNGITFVVFGMYLSLILWNTTRKNLFQEEEIKRQQKELEEKNAELQRLAFFDTLTGLYNRRKWFEFAEEESRLICRYNIRSSVVLMDIDHFKKINDDYGHPIGDKILKEIADLLKKNLRAVDKLCRWGGEEFIFLLPNTSVEEARKVAEKLRTLIEQAEFSIDGESIRVKASFGIASIKCEENPIDRAYERVDRALYMAKQGGRNIVVSET
- a CDS encoding flavodoxin family protein produces the protein MRVFSVLASPRIKGNTSVVLKRFLEGVRENHSGVEEYTAILHEKSIKPCMACDNCKTGPKVCVISDDMQQLYREVEAADVIVLATPIYWWNMTAQLKTFVDRLYAMDFEKSFKGKRMVLLMTYGGEDPNSGAEIVEKSFREICEFLSMEFACKFGLCSENPIEIRERALEEAYSLGRKL